One Vicia villosa cultivar HV-30 ecotype Madison, WI unplaced genomic scaffold, Vvil1.0 ctg.001048F_1_1_1, whole genome shotgun sequence DNA segment encodes these proteins:
- the LOC131632879 gene encoding uncharacterized protein LOC131632879 codes for MYEASSADSASSIHGANLHGTSSSKVVNKGYQTDTLNPYFMHPNENSALILVTPLLSPNNYHSWSRSMTMASRSKNKLHFINGVLPRRMDEEVNSLAWDRCNTMIMSWLHNSVESEFAQSILWMETAEEIWNELKARFYQGDVLRISDIQEEIYNLKQGDASIASYFTKLKKLWKELDNFRLIPECLYDSTCLAITKIRAYHDGNQVIRFLKGLNEKYSAVRSQIMLMEPLPNLCRVYSLLVQQERQAGISIDESKLLACPNANSTTNNTHQSSSANNSSRGRGRDGRSYGGRGRGSRICTHCGMTNHTIDTCFKKHGYPPHWKQESSINLAQFELQDASQIESHGDKDPTQATLKFTLAQHKALLDWICCKEHLYLKLMI; via the coding sequence ATGTATGAAGCAAGTTCTGCAGATTCTGCATCTAGTATCCATGGTGCCAACCTTCATGGCACTTCTTCATCCAAAGTCGTGAATAAGGGTTATCAAACTGATACCCTTAACCCTTATTTCATGCATCCAAATGAAAATTCTGCATTAATTCTTGTTACACCATTGTTATCACCCAACAATTATCATTCTTGGTCAAGATCCATGACTATGGCATCGCGATCCAAGAACAAACTTCACTTTATCAATGGTGTCTTGCCTCGCCGGATGGATGAAGAAGTTAATTCTCTTGCATGGGATAGATGCAACACTATGATTATGTCTTGGCTTCACAATTCAGTTGAATCTGAATTTGCACAAAGTATATTGTGGATGGAAACTGCAGAAGAGATATGGAATGAATTGAAAGCACGATTTTATCAAGGAGATGTGCTTCGCATCTCAGACATTCAGGAAGAAATCTACAATTTGAAGCAAGGTGATGCTTCTATCGCTTCTTACTTTACTAAGCTCAAGAAGCTATGGAAAGAATTGGACAACTTTCGTCTAATTCCTGAGTGTTTATATGATTCCACATGCCTAGCTATTACCAAGATTCGAGCTTACCACGATGGTAATCAAGTCATACGATTTCTAAAAGGGTTGAATGAGAAATACTCAGCTGTTAGATCTCAGATTATGCTCATGGAGCCTCTTCCAAATTTATGTAGAGTCTATTCATTGCTTGTTCAGCAAGAAAGACAAGCTGGTATCTCCATTGATGAGTCAAAACTCTTGGCTTGTCCTAATGCCAATTCCACTACCAACAACACACACCAATCTTCATCTGCTAACAACAGTTCTAGAGGCAGAGGCAGAGATGGTAGATCCTATGGTGGTAGAGGAAGAGGTTCCAGAATTTGCACACACTGTGGCATGACTAACCACACAATTGATACATGTTTCAAAAAGCATGGCTACCCACCCCATTGGAAACAAGAAAGCTCCATAAATCTGGCACAATTTGAACTTCAAGATGCAAGTCAGATTGAATCACATGGAGACAAGGATCCTACACAGGCTACATTGAAATTCACACTTGCTCAACATAAAGCTTTATTGGATTGGATTTGTTGCAAGGAACATCTATATCTCAAGTTAATGATTTGA